A window from Betta splendens chromosome 1, fBetSpl5.4, whole genome shotgun sequence encodes these proteins:
- the rpl9 gene encoding 60S ribosomal protein L9 isoform X1, with the protein MKTILSSQTVDIPSNVEVRLKGRTVVVKGPRGKLHREFNHINLELSLLGKKNKKLRVDKWWGNRKELATVRTICSHVQNMIKGVTLGFRYKMRSVYAHFPINVVIQESGTLVEIRNFLGEKYIRRVRMRDGVSCAVSAAQKDELVLEGNDIELVSNSAALIQQATTVRKKDIRKFLDGIYVSEKTTVVEPDAE; encoded by the exons ATGAAGACCATTCTCAGCAGTCAGACTGTCGACATCCCCAGCAATG TCGAGGTGCGGTTGAAGGGGCGTACAGTGGTGGTCAAGGGGCCCCGTGGCAAACTCCACAGAGAGTTTAACCACATCAACCTGGAGCTCAGCCTGCTGggcaagaaaaacaagaag CTTCGTGTGGATAAATGGTGGGGTAACAGGAAGGAGCTGGCCACAGTTCGCACCATCTGCAGCCATGTCCAGAACATGATCAAGGGAGTTACTCTG GGTTTCCGGTACAAAATGCGCTCCGTGTATGCCCATTTCCCCATCAACGTTGTCATTCAGGAGAGTGGAACTCTGGTGGAGATCAGGAACTTCCTGGGAGAGAAGTACATCCGCCGTGTCCGAATGAGGGATG GCGTTTCATGTGCCGTCTCTGCTGCCCAGAAGGATGAGCTGGTGTTGGAGGGTAATGACATTGAGCTGGTGTCAAACTCTG CGGCATTGATCCAACAGGCCACCACAGTCCGTAAGAAGGACATCAGGAAGTTTCTCGACGGCATCTACGTCAGCGAGAAAACAACTGTGGTGGAGCCAGATGCCGAATAA
- the rpl9 gene encoding 60S ribosomal protein L9 isoform X2 has protein sequence MKTILSSQTVDIPSNVEVRLKGRTVVVKGPRGKLHREFNHINLELSLLGKKNKKLRVDKWWGNRKELATVRTICSHVQNMIKGVTLGFRYKMRSVYAHFPINVVIQESGTLVEIRNFLGEKYIRRVRMRDGVSCAVSAAQKDELVLEGNDIELVSNSAALIQQATTVKNKDIRKFLDGIYVSEKGTVVEADQ, from the exons ATGAAGACCATTCTCAGCAGTCAGACTGTCGACATCCCCAGCAATG TCGAGGTGCGGTTGAAGGGGCGTACAGTGGTGGTCAAGGGGCCCCGTGGCAAACTCCACAGAGAGTTTAACCACATCAACCTGGAGCTCAGCCTGCTGggcaagaaaaacaagaag CTTCGTGTGGATAAATGGTGGGGTAACAGGAAGGAGCTGGCCACAGTTCGCACCATCTGCAGCCATGTCCAGAACATGATCAAGGGAGTTACTCTG GGTTTCCGGTACAAAATGCGCTCCGTGTATGCCCATTTCCCCATCAACGTTGTCATTCAGGAGAGTGGAACTCTGGTGGAGATCAGGAACTTCCTGGGAGAGAAGTACATCCGCCGTGTCCGAATGAGGGATG GCGTTTCATGTGCCGTCTCTGCTGCCCAGAAGGATGAGCTGGTGTTGGAGGGTAATGACATTGAGCTGGTGTCAAACTCTG CTGCTCTGATCCAACAGGCCACCACAGTTAAAAATAAGGATATCAGAAAGTTCTTGGATGGTATTTACGTGTCTGAGAAGGGAACAGTAGTGGAAGCTGATCAGTAA